One Hevea brasiliensis isolate MT/VB/25A 57/8 chromosome 5, ASM3005281v1, whole genome shotgun sequence genomic region harbors:
- the LOC110647786 gene encoding uncharacterized protein LOC110647786 isoform X3 translates to MPVRVVETSAPSQISGAISEQISPPFCTLLSVGQTFSGTQNVSSLQKDEAWRVNVRIQGYDLDHGYLCGTMEALNVPMADTPVVTFWEGEIVDGKNYTFFTGKWEASAEDDIRHWTKFPSFSPFLCQVEVDGGKSLDLSNYPCIFLRWKEQYFVNVGTDCGLTIAGFYYVCFSCTDGSINGFYYDPNSRDALIDENMHSNKPAAHFRSLN, encoded by the exons ATGCCAGTGAGAGTGGTGGAGACCTCCGCACCTTCTCAAATTTCAG GTGCGATTTCTGAACAGATTTCGCCACCATTTTGTACACTTCTGAGTGTTGGACAG ACTTTCTCTGGTACCCAGAATGTTTCTAGTCTACAGAAAGATGAAGCATGGAGAGTTAATGTCCGTATTCAAGGATATGACCTTGATCATGGTTACTTATGTGGCACTATGGAAGCTTTAAATGTTCCTATGGCAGACACGCCA GTGGTAACCTTCTGGGAAGGGGAGATTGTTGATGGCAAGAATTACACTTTCTTCACTGGCAAATGGGAAGCATC AGCGGAAGATGATATTAGGCATTGGACAAAGTTTCCATCCTTCTCCCCTTTCTTG TGCCAAGTGGAGGTTGATGGTGGCAAATCCTTGGATTTGAGTAACTACCCTTGCATATTTTTG AGGTGGAAAGAGCAATATTTTGTCAATGTTGGAACAGACTGTGGGTTAACCATAGCTGGTTTTTACTATGTTTGTTTCTCTTGTACTGATGGCTCCATCAATGGCTTCTATTATGATCCTAATAGCAG AGACGCATTGATTGATGAAAATATGCACTCGAATAAACCTGCAGCCCATTtcagaagcttgaactga
- the LOC110647786 gene encoding uncharacterized protein LOC110647786 isoform X2 has protein sequence MPVRVVETSAPSQISGAISEQISPPFCTLLSVGQTFSGTQNVSSLQKDEAWRVNVRIQGYDLDHGYLCGTMEALNVPMADTPVVTFWEGEIVDGKNYTFFTGKWEASAEDDIRHWTKFPSFSPFLCQVEVDGGKSLDLSNYPCIFLRWKEQYFVNVGTDCGLTIAGFYYVCFSCTDGSINGFYYDPNSRIMDVLETSALISILQSSVFFCL, from the exons ATGCCAGTGAGAGTGGTGGAGACCTCCGCACCTTCTCAAATTTCAG GTGCGATTTCTGAACAGATTTCGCCACCATTTTGTACACTTCTGAGTGTTGGACAG ACTTTCTCTGGTACCCAGAATGTTTCTAGTCTACAGAAAGATGAAGCATGGAGAGTTAATGTCCGTATTCAAGGATATGACCTTGATCATGGTTACTTATGTGGCACTATGGAAGCTTTAAATGTTCCTATGGCAGACACGCCA GTGGTAACCTTCTGGGAAGGGGAGATTGTTGATGGCAAGAATTACACTTTCTTCACTGGCAAATGGGAAGCATC AGCGGAAGATGATATTAGGCATTGGACAAAGTTTCCATCCTTCTCCCCTTTCTTG TGCCAAGTGGAGGTTGATGGTGGCAAATCCTTGGATTTGAGTAACTACCCTTGCATATTTTTG AGGTGGAAAGAGCAATATTTTGTCAATGTTGGAACAGACTGTGGGTTAACCATAGCTGGTTTTTACTATGTTTGTTTCTCTTGTACTGATGGCTCCATCAATGGCTTCTATTATGATCCTAATAGCAG AATTATGGATGTGCTTGAAACCAGCGCATTGATCTCGATACTTCAATCATCTGTATTTTTCTGCCTTTAG
- the LOC110647786 gene encoding uncharacterized protein LOC110647786 isoform X1, whose translation MPVRVVETSAPSQISGAISEQISPPFCTLLSVGQTFSGTQNVSSLQKDEAWRVNVRIQGYDLDHGYLCGTMEALNVPMADTPVVTFWEGEIVDGKNYTFFTGKWEASAEDDIRHWTKFPSFSPFLCQVEVDGGKSLDLSNYPCIFLRWKEQYFVNVGTDCGLTIAGFYYVCFSCTDGSINGFYYDPNSSPFQKLELKSTNEGRSGFSFSSYELQ comes from the exons ATGCCAGTGAGAGTGGTGGAGACCTCCGCACCTTCTCAAATTTCAG GTGCGATTTCTGAACAGATTTCGCCACCATTTTGTACACTTCTGAGTGTTGGACAG ACTTTCTCTGGTACCCAGAATGTTTCTAGTCTACAGAAAGATGAAGCATGGAGAGTTAATGTCCGTATTCAAGGATATGACCTTGATCATGGTTACTTATGTGGCACTATGGAAGCTTTAAATGTTCCTATGGCAGACACGCCA GTGGTAACCTTCTGGGAAGGGGAGATTGTTGATGGCAAGAATTACACTTTCTTCACTGGCAAATGGGAAGCATC AGCGGAAGATGATATTAGGCATTGGACAAAGTTTCCATCCTTCTCCCCTTTCTTG TGCCAAGTGGAGGTTGATGGTGGCAAATCCTTGGATTTGAGTAACTACCCTTGCATATTTTTG AGGTGGAAAGAGCAATATTTTGTCAATGTTGGAACAGACTGTGGGTTAACCATAGCTGGTTTTTACTATGTTTGTTTCTCTTGTACTGATGGCTCCATCAATGGCTTCTATTATGATCCTAATAGCAG CCCATTtcagaagcttgaactgaaatcCACCAATGAGGGACGATCAGGCTTCAGTTTTTCATCTTATGAGTTGCAGTAA
- the LOC110647786 gene encoding uncharacterized protein LOC110647786 isoform X6, translated as MILFQTFSGTQNVSSLQKDEAWRVNVRIQGYDLDHGYLCGTMEALNVPMADTPVVTFWEGEIVDGKNYTFFTGKWEASAEDDIRHWTKFPSFSPFLCQVEVDGGKSLDLSNYPCIFLRWKEQYFVNVGTDCGLTIAGFYYVCFSCTDGSINGFYYDPNSSPFQKLELKSTNEGRSGFSFSSYELQ; from the exons ATGATTTTATTTCAGACTTTCTCTGGTACCCAGAATGTTTCTAGTCTACAGAAAGATGAAGCATGGAGAGTTAATGTCCGTATTCAAGGATATGACCTTGATCATGGTTACTTATGTGGCACTATGGAAGCTTTAAATGTTCCTATGGCAGACACGCCA GTGGTAACCTTCTGGGAAGGGGAGATTGTTGATGGCAAGAATTACACTTTCTTCACTGGCAAATGGGAAGCATC AGCGGAAGATGATATTAGGCATTGGACAAAGTTTCCATCCTTCTCCCCTTTCTTG TGCCAAGTGGAGGTTGATGGTGGCAAATCCTTGGATTTGAGTAACTACCCTTGCATATTTTTG AGGTGGAAAGAGCAATATTTTGTCAATGTTGGAACAGACTGTGGGTTAACCATAGCTGGTTTTTACTATGTTTGTTTCTCTTGTACTGATGGCTCCATCAATGGCTTCTATTATGATCCTAATAGCAG CCCATTtcagaagcttgaactgaaatcCACCAATGAGGGACGATCAGGCTTCAGTTTTTCATCTTATGAGTTGCAGTAA
- the LOC110647606 gene encoding thaumatin-like protein, with protein sequence MLLPSSSSASVLVSLLLFLLASSSSAIGGQLIIVNNCNESIWPGVLGGAGHQTPKDGGFHLGSGEEIVLDLPQKWSGRIWGRQGCSFDKNGKGSCDTGDCSGLLHCQGAGGAPPATIVEMTLGSSTSPLHFYDVSLVDGFNLPVSMAPVGGGIGCGVASCKVDVNICCPSALEVKRDGKIVGCKSACLAMQSAKYCCTGEYGNPKTCKPTLFAHLFKAICPKAYSYAFDESSSLNKCRASRYVITFCPPK encoded by the exons atgctgctgccatcttcttcttctgcttcaGTTCTTGTCTCCCTTCTTCTCTTCCTTTTGGCTTCTTCCTCCTCTGCAA TTGGGGGACAGCTCATTATCGTAAACAACTGCAATGAAAGCATATGGCCTGGAGTTCTTGGAGGTGCAGGTCACCAAACTCCCAAAGATGGTGGTTTTCATCTGGGCAGCGGAGAGGAAATAGTCCTTGATTTACCCCAAAAGTGGTCAGGGAGGATATGGGGTAGGCAAGGATGTTCCTTTGATAAAAATGGTAAAGGGTCATGTGACACAGGAGATTGCTCTGGCTTACTTCACTGCCAAGGCGCCGGAGGTGCACCCCCAGCAACTATCGTGGAAATGACTCTGGGATCTTCTACTTCTCCCTTGCACTTCTATGATGTAAGTTTGGTTGATGGGTTCAATTTGCCAGTTTCAATGGCACCAGTTGGGGGTGGAATAGGATGTGGAGTAGCATCATGTAAGGTTGATGTCAACATTTGCTGTCCATCTGCTCTGGAAGTGAAAAGAGATGGTAAAATAGTGGGGTGCAAAAGTGCTTGCTTGGCTATGCAATCGGCTAAGTATTGCTGCACAGGGGAGTATGGAAATCCAAAGACTTGCAAGCCAACCCTTTTTGCACATCTCTTCAAGGCAATATGCCCAAAGGCTTACAGTTATGCTTTTGATGAGTCTAGCAGCCTTAACAAATGCAGGGCTTCTCGCTATGTTATTACTTTCTGCCCTCCTAAATAA
- the LOC110647786 gene encoding uncharacterized protein LOC110647786 isoform X4, translated as MPVRVVETSAPSQISGAISEQISPPFCTLLSVGQTFSGTQNVSSLQKDEAWRVNVRIQGYDLDHGYLCGTMEALNVPMADTPVVTFWEGEIVDGKNYTFFTGKWEASAEDDIRHWTKFPSFSPFLCQVEVDGGKSLDLSNYPCIFLRWKEQYFVNVGTDCGLTIAGFYYVCFSCTDGSINGFYYDPNSSALISILQSSVFFCL; from the exons ATGCCAGTGAGAGTGGTGGAGACCTCCGCACCTTCTCAAATTTCAG GTGCGATTTCTGAACAGATTTCGCCACCATTTTGTACACTTCTGAGTGTTGGACAG ACTTTCTCTGGTACCCAGAATGTTTCTAGTCTACAGAAAGATGAAGCATGGAGAGTTAATGTCCGTATTCAAGGATATGACCTTGATCATGGTTACTTATGTGGCACTATGGAAGCTTTAAATGTTCCTATGGCAGACACGCCA GTGGTAACCTTCTGGGAAGGGGAGATTGTTGATGGCAAGAATTACACTTTCTTCACTGGCAAATGGGAAGCATC AGCGGAAGATGATATTAGGCATTGGACAAAGTTTCCATCCTTCTCCCCTTTCTTG TGCCAAGTGGAGGTTGATGGTGGCAAATCCTTGGATTTGAGTAACTACCCTTGCATATTTTTG AGGTGGAAAGAGCAATATTTTGTCAATGTTGGAACAGACTGTGGGTTAACCATAGCTGGTTTTTACTATGTTTGTTTCTCTTGTACTGATGGCTCCATCAATGGCTTCTATTATGATCCTAATAGCAG CGCATTGATCTCGATACTTCAATCATCTGTATTTTTCTGCCTTTAG
- the LOC110647786 gene encoding uncharacterized protein LOC110647786 isoform X5 — protein sequence MPVRVVETSAPSQISGAISEQISPPFCTLLSVGQTFSGTQNVSSLQKDEAWRVNVRIQGYDLDHGYLCGTMEALNVPMADTPVVTFWEGEIVDGKNYTFFTGKWEASAEDDIRHWTKFPSFSPFLCQVEVDGGKSLDLSNYPCIFLRWKEQYFVNVGTDCGLTIAGFYYVCFSCTDGSINGFYYDPNSRIYL from the exons ATGCCAGTGAGAGTGGTGGAGACCTCCGCACCTTCTCAAATTTCAG GTGCGATTTCTGAACAGATTTCGCCACCATTTTGTACACTTCTGAGTGTTGGACAG ACTTTCTCTGGTACCCAGAATGTTTCTAGTCTACAGAAAGATGAAGCATGGAGAGTTAATGTCCGTATTCAAGGATATGACCTTGATCATGGTTACTTATGTGGCACTATGGAAGCTTTAAATGTTCCTATGGCAGACACGCCA GTGGTAACCTTCTGGGAAGGGGAGATTGTTGATGGCAAGAATTACACTTTCTTCACTGGCAAATGGGAAGCATC AGCGGAAGATGATATTAGGCATTGGACAAAGTTTCCATCCTTCTCCCCTTTCTTG TGCCAAGTGGAGGTTGATGGTGGCAAATCCTTGGATTTGAGTAACTACCCTTGCATATTTTTG AGGTGGAAAGAGCAATATTTTGTCAATGTTGGAACAGACTGTGGGTTAACCATAGCTGGTTTTTACTATGTTTGTTTCTCTTGTACTGATGGCTCCATCAATGGCTTCTATTATGATCCTAATAGCAG AATTTATTTATAG